A single Criblamydia sequanensis CRIB-18 DNA region contains:
- a CDS encoding FtsW/RodA/SpoVE family cell cycle protein, which translates to MWDFQTLSRMDFRVIAIALALMVISLLVISSNTATHLPDGSIEGTFFTPTVLTQIKWFTIGSFIFMGAASFDYNKLREWTWILYLLMILSLLGLFFTSTIQSVHRWYRIPYLGFSLQPSELAKLIVVISLSWLLERRRQKAKLVSTALIAGITVAIPFILILKQPDLGTALVLFPITLVMFYIGDVHPLFTRSLLFIAAFAIMVVALVFLEIVPHETLRPYATKFLKEYQFDRLDPHTHHQKAASTAIALGGLTGSGFRKSFFTGGGWLPEAYTDSVFPAFGEEFGFLGLVFLLILYYGLIYTGFQVAALAKDHFGRLLACGITIYLAMHILVNIGMMSGLLPITGVPLVLVTYGGSSTLSTMAALGILQSIYSRRFMF; encoded by the coding sequence ATGTGGGATTTTCAAACTTTAAGCCGAATGGATTTTCGAGTAATTGCCATAGCTCTCGCGCTTATGGTAATAAGCTTGCTTGTCATTTCTTCAAATACGGCTACGCACTTGCCTGATGGGTCTATAGAAGGCACATTCTTTACCCCGACTGTCCTGACGCAAATTAAGTGGTTTACGATCGGCTCCTTTATCTTTATGGGGGCGGCAAGTTTTGACTACAATAAGCTTAGGGAATGGACTTGGATACTATATCTTTTAATGATCCTTTCCCTTCTTGGTCTTTTTTTTACAAGCACGATTCAAAGCGTACATAGATGGTATCGCATTCCCTATTTAGGATTTAGTTTGCAGCCCTCAGAGCTTGCAAAGTTAATTGTGGTTATTTCCTTGAGCTGGCTTTTGGAAAGGCGCCGTCAAAAAGCAAAGCTTGTGTCAACGGCTTTAATTGCCGGCATTACGGTGGCTATACCTTTTATTCTTATTTTAAAGCAGCCGGATCTTGGTACGGCGCTTGTTTTATTTCCCATCACGCTAGTGATGTTTTATATTGGGGATGTTCATCCGCTTTTTACGCGCTCTCTCTTATTTATAGCTGCTTTTGCAATCATGGTTGTAGCTCTAGTTTTTCTAGAAATTGTTCCTCATGAAACTTTACGTCCCTATGCCACTAAATTTTTAAAAGAATACCAGTTCGATCGGTTAGATCCTCATACGCACCATCAGAAAGCGGCTTCAACCGCTATTGCTCTTGGTGGGCTCACAGGGTCTGGCTTTCGTAAAAGCTTTTTTACCGGCGGCGGATGGCTTCCCGAGGCCTATACGGACTCTGTTTTCCCGGCTTTTGGCGAAGAGTTCGGCTTTTTGGGTTTGGTCTTTCTTCTAATTCTTTACTATGGTTTAATCTACACCGGATTTCAAGTTGCAGCGCTTGCTAAAGACCATTTTGGAAGGCTTCTTGCTTGCGGCATCACTATTTATCTAGCGATGCATATTTTAGTCAATATCGGCATGATGAGCGGACTTTTGCCAATCACAGGGGTTCCCTTGGTGCTTGTCACCTACGGCGGCTCCTCTAC